The Gammaproteobacteria bacterium nucleotide sequence TCGCGGCGGGCGCGTGCGCCCAGACCTCGGATGCGGGCCCGGCCGGGAGCGTGGTCACCGAGGGCGACTGGGCCTACATCGGCGGCAACGCCGGCAGCCAGCGCTACACGGAACTCACGCAGATCAACCCCGGCAACTTCGACCAGCTCGAGGTGGACTGGATCTGGGACGGCTCCGCGTATCCTAGTGTTAACGCGCGCGCGACCCCCATCTACGTCAACGGCAAGCTGATCAGCGTCGCCGGCGAGAAGCGGCACGTGATCGCAACCGATCCGGCCAGCGGCAAGGTGCTGTGGGACTGGGTGGAGCCCGAGACCTTCCGCTGGGAGTATTCGATGCGGAAGAACCACGGCAAGGGCGTCGCGTACGCAAACGTCGACGGCCGCGACATCGTCTACGTGGTCACGCCCGCCTTCTTCCTGCACGCGCTGGATGCCGAGACCGGCGAGCCCATCGAGGGCTTCGGAGGCTCGGTGGACATTGAGGGCTTCCCCAAGACCGGGACCGTGGATCTGCTCGACGACCTGGGCCACGAGCACGACGACTACATGGGCGTCCCGCTCGAGAAGGGCTACATCACCAGCTCTTCCCCGGCCATCGTGGTCAACGGCGTGATCATCGTCGGCAACTCCGCCGAGCAGGGATACAACCAGTCTCGCCAGGAGAACATTCCGGGCGACATCCTCGCCTATGACGCGCGCACCGGCGAGTTCCTGTGGAAGTTCGACGTGATCCCCGGGCCCGGAGAGTTCGGGCACGAGACCTGGGAGAACGACGCCTGGGAGTGGACCGGCGACATCTCCTCGTGGGCGCCGCTCTCGGCGGATGCCGAGCTGGGGCTCGTCTACATCCCCACCAACGGCGCCACCCAGGACTTCTTCGGAGGCTTCCGCCCCGGCGACAACCTGTTCAGCACCAGCCTGATCGCGCTCGACGTGCAGACCGGCGAGCGGGTGTGGCACTACCAGCTGGTCCGTCACGACATCTGGAACTACGACACCTCCACCGCGCCCATCCTGGTGGACGTGACGGTCGATGGCGAGGACATCCCCGCCATCGTGCAGATCACCAAGCAGTCCTTCGCCTACGCCTTCAACCGCGCGACCGGCGAGCCCATCTGGCCCATCGAGGACAAGCCGGTGCCGGCGTCGAAGGTGCCGGGCGAGAAGCTGGCCGAGACGCAGCCGCATCCGACCTGGCCTCTTCCGTACGACATGCAGGGCCTCGGCGTGGACGATCTCATCGACTTCACTCCCGAGCTGCGGCAGGCCGCGCTCGACCTCCTCGAGCCCTACGACTGGGGTCCGTTTTTCCAGCCCCCGCTGCACCGCGACAACGACGAGGGCAAGCTGGGCTCCGTCTGGTGCCCCGGCGACGTGGGCGGCACCAACATCGACGGCACGCCCGCGGTGGATCCCGAGAGCGGGGTCATCTTCGTGACCTCGCAGAAGGGATGCTCGTCGCGGCTGGTGGTGCCCGGCCACGAGGTCGACGAGAGGGTGGAGGCACCCACCGGCACGACCATCAACGACTTCGCGGTGCTGGGCGGCGCGCGCATCGGGCGCGTGCAGGGGCTGCCGATGTACAAGCCCCCCTACAGCAAGATCACCGCGATCGACATGAACACCGGCGAGCACCTGTGGTGGATCCCGGTGGGCGACACCCCCAACAACGTGCTCAACCATCCCGCGCTGGAAGGGATCGATATCCCCAACACGGGGACTGGGCGCCAGGCCGCGCAGATCGTGACCCCGGACATGCTCCTGTACACGGGCAACGCAAGCGACAACACCCCCATGCTTTACGCCGTCGACAAGGCGACGGGGGAGCGGCTGGGCCAGGTCGAGCTCCCCGGCAACCCGCGCTATGGCATGATGACCTACGTGCACGAGGGCAAGCAGCGAATCGTGATCCAGGCGCCGAACATGCTCATGGCGATGAGTCTGCCGTAGGGGGAGGATGACGCCCAGTTCGCCTCGGCCACGCGGATGGCCGCAGCGGATCCTCCAGTTCGGGCCAACCCGCATCGTTCTGGCCACGCTGGCCATCGTTGCGGGCATCCTCCTGGTCCAACTCGTTGTCGGTGGTCTGCACCAGATCCTGGGCTTCGGGCCGCTGTCCCAGGACTCGCTCCAGTACGTCATCCCGATGGTCGTCGCGGTTCACTTCGCCTACAGGGGCTACGTCCGCCTGGTGGAGCGCCGCCGCGCCGACGAACTGTCCGGTACAGGCGCTGTGCGCGAGACGGGCGCGGGGATCGCGGTCGGCGCGGGTCTGCTGGTAGCCACCATCGGCGCCATCGCGGCGCTCGGATACTACCAGGTGACCGGATCGAACCCCGTGAGCGCCATCGTGCCCACGTTCGCCATGGCCGTGGCCTCCGGATATGCGGAGGAAGTATTGTTCCGGGGCGTGCTGTTCCGGATCATCGAGGAGAGCCTGGGCACCTGGATCGCTCTGGCGCTCACCGCGCTCATGTTCGGGTTCGCGCACATGATGAACCCCAACGCGACGCTGTTCAGCTCGTTCGCGATCGCCATGGAGGCGGGGATCCTGCTGGGCGCCGCCTACGTGCTCACGCGGCGGCTCTGGCTCGCGGTCGGCATCCACTTCGCCTGGAACTTCACCCAGGGCGGCATCTTCGGCGGGCGCGTCTCCGGGTTGACGATGGATGGCCTGCTCGAATCGGAGCTGAGCGGCCCCACGCTGCTTTCAGGCGGTGAGTTCGGGGTGGAGGCGTCGATCTTCGCGGTGACCCTGGGGGTGGCGACCGGGGTCTGGTTCCTGGTCCGGGCCGGCCGCAAGGGCCACTTCATCGCGCCCTTCTGGAGGAGGGGGTAGGGTCGCGGCGTCAGACCTCCCGGACGCAGCCGCGAATCAGAACCGGAGTCTGCGCTGGAGGTTGAACCCAAAGCGCCATGACCCCGGGTCGAAGAAGTCCTCCGCGGCCCCGACCAGGGTCTGAGTCGGGTTCATCTGGTGCTGATTGGTCACCACCAGTTTGAAGAAGTGCCCGCGGGTGCGGATTTCGGCGCCGAAGGAACCGGAATCGTACTCCTGATCCTCCCGGGTCTGGCTGAAGATCCACTCGCCGAAGAGGCTCCACATTCGGTCGAGATACAGTTGGCCGTGCACGCCGACTGAAACGGTGGTCTCCGGGTCGTGGTCCTGAATCCGGGGATTCCACAGGAGCGTGGGCACGACACCGAGCGCGAGTCGATCGGCGAAGATCGTGTTGGCGATCGCCTGGACGTACGCCTGCATCTCGTTCGGGTCGGCAGTGTCGTCGTGGCGATGGCCGGCATCCATGTTGGTCCCATGCTGATGACCGGCGTGATCGTCGCCGGCTTCGACTTGCAGGTTCCACGCCACTCCGGCCTGCGCCGCGAACTCGAACGAACCGCCTGCGGCATCGAGGGTCAGCCCGGTGAAGCGAGTGTTGAACTCCAAGTTGTCGAAGCTGTTGGAGCGAAGAATCCCGACGGTGAGGTGGTCGTGAGGCGAGACCGCCAGGCCGAGGCGATTCAGAACGAATCCATCGAGTCCCCAAAGCTCGCTCGCGCCACCCGACAGGTAGCCGAACCTGTGGGAGATCTCGATATGCACGTCGCCTGCGCGCGATGGGGACGCGGTCGGCAACGTCGCCGACTGGGTGGAGGCGAAAACGTTCTGAGCCGAGATCGCGTCCGGAGCCGTCAAGCAGAGGACAAGAGCGGCGAAGGCGAGCCGTGCGCACGTGGTGATTTCCCGCATGTTGATAACTACCTTTCAAGTCACGGCGCTGTCACCGATCATGGGCGAGTGCGAGACCGACGTGTCCCGTCAGTTGCAGGCGTTGGCCGCCCGCCGCCCGATCGTACACGGTTGCGACTTCGAGTAGCCGCCCGCTCAGCCGGGCCCGGTAGGCGCCGCGCACGTCCATGGCCCAGCCTGCGGGGTGGGCGTCCGGTCCCGGCGTCATGCCCGGCGCGCGGTCCTGCCAGAGGGCGAAGCCGCCTCCGGTCCGGCCGCCCCAGCGGGGGGACGCGGACAGCGAGAATCCCTCCTCCTCGCGCCCGCCCACGGTGAAGGTCAGGCCAGCGCCGCTCTCGCCGTAGCGGGTGGCCGAATGGAAGGCGAGCCACCGCCCCTGCACGTCGAGGCCGACAACGCCGATCTGTGTGCGCAGCCCACCGGAGAGTTCCACGCCGCGTCCGGTCCGGCCGTCGCCGCCGTCATGGCGTACGTGCACCGCGCCGAACGGGGCGAGTCCCGCGCCACCGACACGCATCTCGCTTCGCGCGTCGAGGCCGAGGCGGGCCTGGTGCACGCGCCCGCGCAGGTCGTCGATCGTCTCCGTCCCCTCGCCGGTCGAAAGGCTGGCCCACCCCGCGTCGGCCCTCAATCCGAACGCGACCGGACCCCCCGCCGGTCCCAGCCGGCGCTCGAACTCGACGAGCCCCATGGCGAGGTCCAGCGGACTCTCGCCGACACGGCCGGTCGCGGTCCGCTCGTTCCGGGCATCTCCCCTGCCCGCGCCGAACGTCGTCCAGATTGCGGTGGCCCCGCTGGCCCAGCATTTGCCATCCCGCGCGGATCTGTTGTGACCATTGAAGTTACGGGATTCTGCGGGCGATTTCCCGCCGTTCGGTTCCCGCCGAGTGGATTTCAGCCCTGCGGCCTGCGGCGGCTCCTGATTGCCTGCCTGAGTTGCGCCTCGTCCGGCTGCTGATAGCAGCGCAGCACCGTCTTGGCAGCCTTCCAGCCGCCGAGCTCGCAGAGCACCTTGAGGGGCAGGTCCATCAGGTCGCTGGCGAACTTCCGCCTCAGCGAGTGCCAGCCCCTGCCCCGCTTCGGATCGAGTCCGGCGAGGTGCTCCGCCCGCTTCCACCAGAAGCGCGCCACCGGGGATCCCACGCACTCCGAGGGATTCCGCGCCGCGGGCAATACAGGCGCGTCCGCGCCCGCGGCGTTGCGCCTTCGCGCCTCCTCAAGAGCTTCCAAGGCTTCGGGCGTCAAGGGCGTTGAGTGCTCGTGACCCGTCTTCTCGTGCTGGGCGCGCCAGCGGACGGTCTCGCCCTCGAAGTCCACATCCGACCAGCGCAGGTTGCGAATCGCGCCGATGCGGTGTCCGGTTTCGTGCGCGAGCACGAGGGCTACGTGGAACCGCCAGTCCAACCGCTGCGAGACCCCGAGCAGTGCCTGGTACTCCGCTTCGGTGAGAACAACCCGGTTGGGGTTCTTCTCGATGGGCTTCTTGAGCCCCTTCAGCGGGTTCCTGTCCAGCAGCAGGCGGCCCTGCTCGTCCCTCGACCTCGACGCCCAGTTCAGCACCGCCATGAGGAACGTGAGGTCCCATTCGATCATCCGGTTGCCCACGGGCTGTCCGCTGGGGCCGACCGTGCCCGCGCGGCGCTCCCGGATGAAGCGGT carries:
- a CDS encoding PQQ-binding-like beta-propeller repeat protein, yielding MTGQDRQSRTSATRAWCWLALISLAAGACAQTSDAGPAGSVVTEGDWAYIGGNAGSQRYTELTQINPGNFDQLEVDWIWDGSAYPSVNARATPIYVNGKLISVAGEKRHVIATDPASGKVLWDWVEPETFRWEYSMRKNHGKGVAYANVDGRDIVYVVTPAFFLHALDAETGEPIEGFGGSVDIEGFPKTGTVDLLDDLGHEHDDYMGVPLEKGYITSSSPAIVVNGVIIVGNSAEQGYNQSRQENIPGDILAYDARTGEFLWKFDVIPGPGEFGHETWENDAWEWTGDISSWAPLSADAELGLVYIPTNGATQDFFGGFRPGDNLFSTSLIALDVQTGERVWHYQLVRHDIWNYDTSTAPILVDVTVDGEDIPAIVQITKQSFAYAFNRATGEPIWPIEDKPVPASKVPGEKLAETQPHPTWPLPYDMQGLGVDDLIDFTPELRQAALDLLEPYDWGPFFQPPLHRDNDEGKLGSVWCPGDVGGTNIDGTPAVDPESGVIFVTSQKGCSSRLVVPGHEVDERVEAPTGTTINDFAVLGGARIGRVQGLPMYKPPYSKITAIDMNTGEHLWWIPVGDTPNNVLNHPALEGIDIPNTGTGRQAAQIVTPDMLLYTGNASDNTPMLYAVDKATGERLGQVELPGNPRYGMMTYVHEGKQRIVIQAPNMLMAMSLP
- a CDS encoding type II CAAX endopeptidase family protein; this translates as MTPSSPRPRGWPQRILQFGPTRIVLATLAIVAGILLVQLVVGGLHQILGFGPLSQDSLQYVIPMVVAVHFAYRGYVRLVERRRADELSGTGAVRETGAGIAVGAGLLVATIGAIAALGYYQVTGSNPVSAIVPTFAMAVASGYAEEVLFRGVLFRIIEESLGTWIALALTALMFGFAHMMNPNATLFSSFAIAMEAGILLGAAYVLTRRLWLAVGIHFAWNFTQGGIFGGRVSGLTMDGLLESELSGPTLLSGGEFGVEASIFAVTLGVATGVWFLVRAGRKGHFIAPFWRRG
- a CDS encoding DUF5777 family beta-barrel protein, encoding MREITTCARLAFAALVLCLTAPDAISAQNVFASTQSATLPTASPSRAGDVHIEISHRFGYLSGGASELWGLDGFVLNRLGLAVSPHDHLTVGILRSNSFDNLEFNTRFTGLTLDAAGGSFEFAAQAGVAWNLQVEAGDDHAGHQHGTNMDAGHRHDDTADPNEMQAYVQAIANTIFADRLALGVVPTLLWNPRIQDHDPETTVSVGVHGQLYLDRMWSLFGEWIFSQTREDQEYDSGSFGAEIRTRGHFFKLVVTNQHQMNPTQTLVGAAEDFFDPGSWRFGFNLQRRLRF
- a CDS encoding site-specific integrase gives rise to the protein MARTKRSRRSYGAGEWGRNRVRVFPDPKTGLFQVEWRENGRRLTRSLGHRDWARAKRQADEFAAGFADPDLNGKAEAEPEPLTLEMLFDIYGEEVTPTKTRKSWQRDRAAMAMFLKFFGRDRRPETLSQRDWDRFIRERRAGTVGPSGQPVGNRMIEWDLTFLMAVLNWASRSRDEQGRLLLDRNPLKGLKKPIEKNPNRVVLTEAEYQALLGVSQRLDWRFHVALVLAHETGHRIGAIRNLRWSDVDFEGETVRWRAQHEKTGHEHSTPLTPEALEALEEARRRNAAGADAPVLPAARNPSECVGSPVARFWWKRAEHLAGLDPKRGRGWHSLRRKFASDLMDLPLKVLCELGGWKAAKTVLRCYQQPDEAQLRQAIRSRRRPQG